From the Pontibacillus halophilus JSM 076056 = DSM 19796 genome, one window contains:
- a CDS encoding TetR/AcrR family transcriptional regulator, which produces MEQVIQQSLDEGKKQVILMQKREDILSATLTLIIDEGVEAVTLSKILKRADVGSGTLYNYFSSKEELILVLYTELRQKMSSFVLDGYDPNQSLRLRFENFVQNLIRYCIQHHDEVNFIEHYSYTLHKTHKDDSHLHESEMNDGGFFEAFLALIKDGQNEKIFRPLDQKLVFQLLSGMIFSVTKGAQTGKFDLTDEYIQQVVTACWNAIKE; this is translated from the coding sequence ATGGAACAAGTAATCCAACAATCGTTGGATGAAGGAAAGAAACAGGTGATTCTAATGCAGAAACGTGAAGATATTTTATCAGCGACTTTAACGTTAATCATTGATGAAGGTGTAGAAGCCGTAACACTTTCGAAAATACTAAAACGAGCAGACGTTGGTTCTGGTACGTTGTACAACTATTTCTCAAGCAAAGAAGAGCTGATCCTAGTCCTCTACACAGAACTTCGTCAGAAGATGAGCTCCTTTGTCCTTGATGGGTATGACCCTAACCAAAGCCTACGTCTTCGATTCGAAAACTTCGTACAGAATCTAATTCGCTATTGTATTCAACACCATGACGAAGTCAATTTCATTGAACATTATTCTTACACCCTTCATAAGACTCACAAGGACGATTCTCATCTCCATGAAAGCGAGATGAATGATGGAGGCTTTTTCGAAGCCTTTCTTGCGCTGATTAAAGATGGCCAGAATGAAAAAATCTTTCGCCCCCTCGATCAGAAGCTTGTGTTTCAACTCTTGAGTGGCATGATTTTCTCTGTAACCAAAGGAGCGCAGACTGGGAAATTCGATTTAACAGATGAATACATTCAACAAGTCGTTACGGCATGTTGGAATGCGATTAAAGAGTAG